AGTGAGCCCAATTCGCACGACACGTTCATCTTCCAAGTCTCGGCTTCTGGTTACCAGACCTTGAGCTTCAAGCCTTTTGAGAAGAGGTGTAAGCGTACCGTTATCCAGCTGCAGCTTTTGAGAGATAACACTAACCTTTATGCCCTGCTTGCTTCCTGCCTCAGCGCCAAAATATTCCCACAACACAAGCATTACCAAGTACTGAGGGTATGTTAAGCCAAGCTTTGTTAATAACGGTCTATAGGCAGCAGTCATTTTTCTGGATGCTGTATAAAGCAGAAAGCAAATTTGATTATCGAGCTTGAGGGGGTCCTGATCGGTCGGCACTTGATGCTTATTCATACACTTGATACTCGCTCTTTAACTTTATACTGAAAGCATTTAATGGTTTATAACAGCCCAGCACTTTTAAGGCTGTATTAACCATAGGGTGGCAAAGCTATTACCCAGACCTGCGTTGGACGAAGTCTGGGAACTTACAGTGTTTAACTATCTAGTAGCTGTTGAATAATAGGCGCTAACTTAGCCGGCTCAGTAGTTGGCGGGAACCGTTTCACCACATCACCCTCTTTATTTACTAGAAATTTAGTAAAGTTCCACTTTACGTTTTCTGACCCCATTAACCCTTTCGCAGATTTTTTTAGTTTTGCATAAAGAGGATGGGTATCGGCACCATTCACATCAATTTTCGCGAACATTGGGAATGTAACACCATAATTGAGCGAACAAAACTCACTGATCTCATCATTAGTACCAGGGTCTTGATGTAAAAACTGATTTGATGGAAACCCTAAAATAACTAACCCTTTATCTTGATACTCTTTGTAAAGCGACTCAAGACCTTCAAATTGAGGTGTAAAACCACACTTACTCGCAGTATTAACAATTAAAAGAACTTTACCTTTGTATTGCTCTAAGTTCACCTCCTCACCATTAATTTTTTTGAGAGGTATATTATAAATATTGTCCATGATAAGACTCCTAATCATTAATATATCGGCTGTGAGCCATACTATCGCACACTGTTATATTGTGCACAATATATAATTATTAGAAATTGGATTCGAATAAGTATTTTTTGACTATTACTCCAAGGAGAGCGCCATTAACTTGCTGATATGCGCTAGCGGTCGACCTGAATCAGCTTTAAGACCACTAAAAAAATCGCTAACCGTTTGAATATCGGCTTTTGAGGTCGGGTTGCTATCGATTACGTTCATAACTAACAGTTTTTGTACGACATCGTTGGTAAGCACAAAAGTATCCTTACCTACCATCCTCAAAAAATACGGCGTTGATTGTCCACCCATTCGTTTAAAACGCTTTGATATAAAGCGCCATAACTGCGTTATATCTTGATCCCACTCGGCAATAATCTCACCAAAACGTGTGCCATCCGAGGTGAGATCGTTCATTTCAAGGGCATTAACAGGTATCGTTTGAAGTTTTCCCCAATGCCTTATAAGCCCTTTATCTTGCATGGCGCGCTCCATAAAAGCATCATCAATCAACACTAATTTTTTAGGATCAAACCCCCAGAACACGTTTTCAAAGTGCGGCCATTTTGAATTTATCACCGAGTGAGTCATACCCGCCTGAAAAATCCTCTGAGTCATGGCCGACAAATAAAATTCGTTGCTTTGTGCCTTTAGCTGGTTCGCATCTAAGATCGTCGGCATGGTAGCTTCAAGCGCTTCTACTGAGTTGAACTTTCGTAATGCGGCATCATATATTTGGTCAAATACGTTCAAAACTAACCACCCCGACAATTTAAATTTGTATTTTAAAATTAGACACTAAATTATTGAACTAAATACTTTTTCAAAAGCATTGCTATTATATACAATAAAGAATATAAGAAACTAACGTAAAAACGCTTCACACCTTATTTAAGAAAGCCGACAACTATGAAAACGATTAAAAAATCCAGTAAGTTAGATAACGTTTGCTATGAGATTCGTGGTGAGGTGCTAAAGGAAGCAAAAAGGCTCGAAGAAGAGGGCCATAGAATTCTAAAACTGAATATCGGCAACCCTGCACCGTTTGGTTTTGATGTACCAGAAGAGCTTCAAACTGACATCATACATAACCTACCCTCAGCACAAGGATATTGTGACTCAAAAGGGTTATTCTCAGCCCGCAAAGCAGTAATGCAGTACACGCAACAAAAAAACATCGCCGGTGTCGAAATAGAAGATATATACCTAGGCAACGGCGTAAGCGAGCTTATCGTCATGGCGATGCAAGCGATGCTAAACCCTGAGGACGAGGTACTAATACCTGCTCCTGATTATCCTTTATGGACTGCTGCCGTTAAACTTAGTGGCGGAAAGGCCATTCATTATAAGTGTGATGAAGAAAACGACTGGCAACCAGATCTAGACGATATTCGCAGTAAAATAACACCAAACACTAAAGCGATTGTAGTCATAAACCCAAACAACCCCACTGGCTCTGTATATAGCTTGAAGATACTCAAGCAGATAGTGGCGGTCGCACGGGAGCATGGTTTGATTATTCTTGCGGATGAGATCTATGACAAAATTTTATACGATGGTGCCGTACATACCTGCTTAGCCTCACTGGCAGATGACTTACTGTTTTTGACATTCAACGGCCTTTCAAAATCTTATAGGGCGGCCGGTTATAGGTCAGGTTGGATGATCATCAGCGGAGCTAAACACCAAGCTACCGATTTAATTGAAGGCATCGAGATGCTCTCATCCATGCGCTTGTGTGCAAACGTGCCCGCGCAGTTTGCTATTCAAACCGCACTTGGAGGATATCAAAGCATCAATGACTTAGTGCTCCCTGGGGGGCGATTACGGGAACAACGAGATGTTGCATGGAAGTTGCTTAATGACATTCCTGGCGTTTCATGCACTAAGCCTAAAGGGGCTTTATATCTATTCCCTAAACTTGACCCTGAGCATTTCAACATAAAAAATGATGAGCAGCTTATTTTAGACTTATTAAAGCAAGAAAAAATGCTGTTTGTTCAAGGGAGTGCATTTAATATCGACGATACTCAACACCTTCGAGTGGTATTCTTACCTCGAGTAGATGTACTAGAAGACGCTATTGGACGATTTGCTCATTTTTTAAGTAAATATAAACAGTAATCGCAAAGTAAACGCCCAATAACTGAACATTGTCACTCACTAGAATATTGTCTTTATCAAGGGGCACAATTCTGCAATAAGAACGTAAAGAAATGGCTGATTTACATATTGAGGACTTCTTTAAGGACGCTGCAAAAATATTAAATCAGCTTTACCTTAACTTTCCGAAGAAAAGCAGTGTATTTGTAGAAGATATATCAGGAGAAGATACCCCTGATGAATACGGCCTTCACGCCCCACGCCACCAAGCCTGCTTTGGTTGCATGTTATGGTTGTCGGAAGAAGGCTACCTACGCTTTGAATCAACCATCAGACAAGATGCCATTGACCAGGCAGTATTAACCCAAAAATCATTCTCACTACTCTCAAGGGTTTGCAATGACCCTAAAATCATTGAACTAGCAGAGCGAAGCGGTGACCCGCTAAATAATACTCCATCTGACTTACAAACTAATATTAATCTAATACGTAAGATTCAACGAAAAGGCACATCAACTCAACTTGCAGAAGCGATGCAGCGACTACTTTTTCGTGAGTGATGTAATTAGTTTCGTTAAAACTCACCTGCTTATAAGATCGCGCCAAAGTAGCTTCTACTACCAGAGATTAGTAATATAAAGCACGTTGTTTCATTATAAGAGCAGCTCTTAGCCCCGAAGAGTTTAACGAACGACTATAAGTCGATTAAGAACGATAATATTAACAAGATAACTTTCGATAAAGTAACACCTTAAGCCCCAGATTTTGCTGAACCTCTTTCATCACTTTAGGATTTTCAATTCTTGAGATAAATTCAAACTGGTCACTTTCTAAAATCTGCTTAAACTCATCAACGGTAACCAAAGGGTCGTTAAGGCAAAACAGCACATCCGCTCCCGTAGAAGTCATATCAGCCAGACGACTCACGATCTTTCGATAGTCTCTACTAAATGAAAAGCTTCCTTTTTGAAATGAAGGCGGGTCAACGATTACTAAATCGTAAGGACCAAACTTTTTAATTCTTCCCCAACTCTTAAGAATATTAAGCTTCTGAAACACTACACTATCTAAAGCTTGATGATTAAGCTGATGGTTTTTTCTGCCAACAGACAGGGCGGCAGAACTCATATCTATGTTGACAACTTTCTGTGCACCAGCGGCCATTGCGGCAACAGAAAAAGAACAGGTATAGCTAAATAGATTCAGCACTCGCTTATTGTGGCTATGCTCTGTCACCCAGCGACGACCGTTAACCATATCCGTAAAAAAGCCGAAATTTTGGCTCCCGCCTAAATCAAGTTGATAGCTTAACTTATTCTCACTAATAATCTTTTCTATCTTTACAGGCTCACCGAGCGCATTAATAACTGGGGCACTTTTAAGGTAGCGTGCCTGAAACACCACATCAATATCAGCAAACTCACTAAGAGACTCTTTTGTTTTAGAAGCAAACGTATGAAGCCACTCATTAGGTCGCTCACCAAACAAAATGACTAACAATACCCCTGAGAGGTATTCAATCGTCAAGTCTTCAAAGCCAGGTAAGCTTTTACCTCTACCGTGAAAAATACGACCACTATCCTCCCTACTCTGCAACGATCGTATGTTTTTCTGTAATTGACCTATCAGCTCATTCATTAATGGCTACCTGAGAAGTTAGATACTCAACGGGGTAAACAATGCGGTCATCGTAGCCTGTGATAATCTGGCGCATACCCGAGACCTGCTGATCTAATTCATCATCACCGGTATCAACCACTAATGGACGCCCCTCCATCTCTTGTATCTTATTTTTGGTCGCCACAACGGTAATATTGGATAAACCAATTTTACGCAAATTCCTAGGACTCAGCTGTTGGTTACCCCGCCCAAAAAGGTGCCCTTGCCCCCCAATAACAGTCACGACAAGGTGACTAGGATATTGATTGACCCACTCAAATAACTGATGTTCATTAACATCTTTAGCAACCAGTTCATGATTAAGAAACAGGTCAACCCCCAACAAAGAGCACTCTTCGCCCGATAATGACTGTTTGATATGCATAACAGTGCCACCCGACCCCATCACATACAGAGTATCGTCTTCCATTCGTTCTACAATATCTGCAGCGATGTCATCCAACACCAACGCTTCTATTTCTTTGCCGCCACATTTAACATGTTGCAGATAACGCCCTTCTTGAGGGGTCAACATCTCTCCGTAGTGCTTTGACTTTACAACACCTGTTCTGAAAGCGACCTCATCTATATCTCTTACTTCATGCTCAGCAATAGAAACCAGTCCGCCTCTGATCATATCGATAACCAACTGTGCAGCGGCCTTTGGTGTGACAGCAAAAACACCCGAATGCATCTTTACACCAGCAGGAATACCTAAAACCGGCTGATCGATACTGACGGCTGAGCATACATCTCTTGCCGTACCATCTCCCCCAACAAAAAGAATAAGATCAACTCCATCTTTCATTATGGCCGCTGTCGCCAGGCAGGTGTCATTAGGTTGAGTATGGGAAAGATTATCGGGCGCATAGACAACCCTATGACGAAGCTCACTATCGTTAAAACAGTCCGCTCCCATTGCTCCAGCACAGGTCACAAATTCCACCGACAATCCAAGAGGCTTGAGAGCATCGACGACGATAGTGGCTCTTTGTAGTGCCTTAGACTCAAACCCTAACGCTTTGGCTTGCTGGTAGATGTTCTCACCATCGCTACCTTTTAATCCGGCTGGGCCGCCAATACCCGCTACAGGGTTTACGATTAGTCCAATTTTAAACATGAATGGCCTACAAAAATGGTGTAAGAAAAATGATCAATGTTGATATAAACGAGAAGAAAAACTAGGTACCTAGTTCGTTTTCATAGATAAATCCTGTCAAAGACAACGTATCTTCATCTTTAAGGTCTACA
This genomic window from Alkalimarinus sediminis contains:
- a CDS encoding MarR family winged helix-turn-helix transcriptional regulator, which codes for MNKHQVPTDQDPLKLDNQICFLLYTASRKMTAAYRPLLTKLGLTYPQYLVMLVLWEYFGAEAGSKQGIKVSVISQKLQLDNGTLTPLLKRLEAQGLVTRSRDLEDERVVRIGLTDQGITLKSSAAKVPATMLCDSGLNPEQFLQIYSELKSVLNKIPGM
- a CDS encoding glutathione peroxidase, translating into MDNIYNIPLKKINGEEVNLEQYKGKVLLIVNTASKCGFTPQFEGLESLYKEYQDKGLVILGFPSNQFLHQDPGTNDEISEFCSLNYGVTFPMFAKIDVNGADTHPLYAKLKKSAKGLMGSENVKWNFTKFLVNKEGDVVKRFPPTTEPAKLAPIIQQLLDS
- a CDS encoding class I SAM-dependent methyltransferase, producing MNELIGQLQKNIRSLQSREDSGRIFHGRGKSLPGFEDLTIEYLSGVLLVILFGERPNEWLHTFASKTKESLSEFADIDVVFQARYLKSAPVINALGEPVKIEKIISENKLSYQLDLGGSQNFGFFTDMVNGRRWVTEHSHNKRVLNLFSYTCSFSVAAMAAGAQKVVNIDMSSAALSVGRKNHQLNHQALDSVVFQKLNILKSWGRIKKFGPYDLVIVDPPSFQKGSFSFSRDYRKIVSRLADMTSTGADVLFCLNDPLVTVDEFKQILESDQFEFISRIENPKVMKEVQQNLGLKVLLYRKLSC
- a CDS encoding ATP-NAD kinase family protein is translated as MFKIGLIVNPVAGIGGPAGLKGSDGENIYQQAKALGFESKALQRATIVVDALKPLGLSVEFVTCAGAMGADCFNDSELRHRVVYAPDNLSHTQPNDTCLATAAIMKDGVDLILFVGGDGTARDVCSAVSIDQPVLGIPAGVKMHSGVFAVTPKAAAQLVIDMIRGGLVSIAEHEVRDIDEVAFRTGVVKSKHYGEMLTPQEGRYLQHVKCGGKEIEALVLDDIAADIVERMEDDTLYVMGSGGTVMHIKQSLSGEECSLLGVDLFLNHELVAKDVNEHQLFEWVNQYPSHLVVTVIGGQGHLFGRGNQQLSPRNLRKIGLSNITVVATKNKIQEMEGRPLVVDTGDDELDQQVSGMRQIITGYDDRIVYPVEYLTSQVAINE
- a CDS encoding pyridoxal phosphate-dependent aminotransferase, with the translated sequence MKTIKKSSKLDNVCYEIRGEVLKEAKRLEEEGHRILKLNIGNPAPFGFDVPEELQTDIIHNLPSAQGYCDSKGLFSARKAVMQYTQQKNIAGVEIEDIYLGNGVSELIVMAMQAMLNPEDEVLIPAPDYPLWTAAVKLSGGKAIHYKCDEENDWQPDLDDIRSKITPNTKAIVVINPNNPTGSVYSLKILKQIVAVAREHGLIILADEIYDKILYDGAVHTCLASLADDLLFLTFNGLSKSYRAAGYRSGWMIISGAKHQATDLIEGIEMLSSMRLCANVPAQFAIQTALGGYQSINDLVLPGGRLREQRDVAWKLLNDIPGVSCTKPKGALYLFPKLDPEHFNIKNDEQLILDLLKQEKMLFVQGSAFNIDDTQHLRVVFLPRVDVLEDAIGRFAHFLSKYKQ
- a CDS encoding DNA-3-methyladenine glycosylase I, giving the protein MNVFDQIYDAALRKFNSVEALEATMPTILDANQLKAQSNEFYLSAMTQRIFQAGMTHSVINSKWPHFENVFWGFDPKKLVLIDDAFMERAMQDKGLIRHWGKLQTIPVNALEMNDLTSDGTRFGEIIAEWDQDITQLWRFISKRFKRMGGQSTPYFLRMVGKDTFVLTNDVVQKLLVMNVIDSNPTSKADIQTVSDFFSGLKADSGRPLAHISKLMALSLE